AGGATGCGGCGCCAAAGGTCCGGGATGGGACTGTTTAGAGGGGGGAAGTGTATGCGCAGGTGGAGGGTTTGATGACGAGGGATGTGGGTTGTTCATCGTAGTGAGGAACGGAAAAGAGGTAGAATGCCATCTATTGCACGTCGTCTCTGTAAGGCTGTTACGATGTGGTGCACTTGGGTCCGTCTATGAAGGAGATTAACCATACAAAACATCAGGCGCCACCATATGGAATTTGTCCGGTTTCACTTTACGAGAACGCAAAGAGTATGTAGATCGTGATTCTCATCGCATTGCCTGGGTAGAAAACATCGTGTAGCACTTGCTTTCCACGCACTGCGCCAGAGCCTGTCCGGAGCAGAAACGTAGAAACCCAGATGAAAGGCAACCTGACGTCCGCGACGACAATAGTAACTACCTCTGTCCGGGTATACCCCGATAGTTAGATTTGTTGTTACGTAGCAGCTTTTTGTATCGGGATAGACACTCGCGAGCAGCAATGTACACCATCTTATCACGTGATGCAGAGCTCGAGTCTGTGTATGCGTTATGGGTCCTCAATCATCCAACTCCCTTCCGAAATCAATGAGTCGCAGCTTCTTCGCATCCTTGGGATGGAATTGTGCGATCCTCGCTCGGACCAAGAATCGTGTCGCTGCTGACTCCCGCTGAAGTTGGAAGTACGCCCTCCCTCTACCAGGGCCGATCAACGTTGCGAACAAGTTTTCGATCAATTGCCGCATCTCCGCGTCGGCTGCCTCGGCCTCTGTTGGGGgctcctcgtcctcctcaATAGCTGCTTTGTTTCCCCAGATCTGATCAATTCTGCGCTGGCGTGTTTTGTCAGGCACGGCCTTCCTGGTTGACTTTGCTCGGCCTTGCTTGGTAAAGCCTGCTGCTAGGGTATTGTCTTCCACGTCGAGCATATCGCCTACCACCGGTCCACCTAGCTCTTCTGCTGCGATCATTGCGGCTAGATAGTCATTGATGAACTCATTCATGGCTTCTCCAAGCGTCTGGGTAGCGGCGTCGTACCCGTCCTTTTGTGCACGCTTAGTTGCGATCAACTCGCGAGCAAGCTGCGCAGGGGTTTTCTGGGATCGTTCTTCTTGCTGTGCACGGAGTCTCTCGATCCGATTCTCCATAGCTTGCGTGAGAAGGTTTGCATCGTTCAAGTTTGCTTCCTCGCGGCGCAAGATTGTTTCTGCTCCGTTGATCTTACTTTGTGTGCTGGGAATTGTCTTCTGGGCTCCCTGGACATTCCGCTGGAGAGTACGTGCAGCCAGAAGCGGTGGAAGTATGGACTCTTTTCCGGGGAGAAAAGATGAGACGGGCGTGAGGCGTGCGTAAGCATCTTTGACGGCAAGAAGTTGTCGAAGCTTCTCATGTGAATTTGAAGAAGCGTATGCTGCAGATTCAACATCGACATTCGATCGTGCTCGGAGCTACCGTAAGGTTAGCAATTTCGGCCCTATGGCAAATTCAAGTCCGTCCCCCTACTCTTTCCAGCGCACTTTGTTGTTCCTCGACGCGTGCCTGTAGTTCCCTCACTGTTTTGGCCAGAGCCTCCGTGTCAGACGCGTCAAGCTCCATCGAATCTTCATGTAGCTGTTGTGCATTTTGAACATATTGCCGTATGTTCTGGAGGATCTCGTCTTTCTGCTGCGCCATGGCAAAATGTCTCTCCGGCTGCGGTGCGTTGGTGTTAGAGCGCAGAATCCGTATTGCAAGCGACGATGACCAACTAGGAAACGTCGCTACTCTCACCACACAACGATGTGATTCACTGCAGCGCCTCACCTGAATCAATATGTGTGCAAGCTACCGTGAGCAGTACACTGGGCAGCGAATGGTAGCAAGTGAGGTCGTACACGTGACTTGAAACCTGCCAAGACCGACGATCTCCACTTCCTTTTTGGCAGCGATTGCACGACGTCCTTTCCCCATCACCCAGTCCACCTCCTGCCCCAGAGCAACCGCTTTTACGCTGCCCCGCCCCTACCCTTCTAATCAGACACTCGCACTCGTGGAAGCTGCGCACCTTGCTTTGCGAGAAGGTTTGACGAGCGAGCTTTTCTTACTTGGGCCgtttcttcttctgctcgaCATCACCTCGTCCCAAGCCCGCACCCACCCTCTCGAACTCACTCGCATCACCTGCACTAGCTCTTGCAGTCTTCCAGACATCAAGACGATATAATTCCGACACTCGCACCATCTGCACGCTTCCCGCCCAGCCCAAGCTCCGAACGACATCACCTCCACGCTCCCTCCAACCGCACTGTCGCAATTCTTTCCCAGccgccagcaccaccacgCTTTCCTTGACAGCCCCCGCTGTACATAAGACCGAATACAATTAAACAGTCCCAGCTTCTAGCCTGAGCATTTACCTGGACTGTGAAAGAGCTTATCTCCCAATCCTCAAGTCCACAAACAGCTAGGAATCATGTCTGCATCTCCGACTATCGCAGCCTCCACCAAGCGTCCACTTGAAGAGCCCTCTTCGCCTGCTGGACCCAATGACCAGCCTGACGCCAAGCGCCCTGCCCTTGACAAGATGGTCAAGGATGAACACAATGCCGCCACCGACATCGAGATTGCACAGCCAGCCAAGAGCGAAGGCCTTGCTGCAGAAGACGTCAAGGCCGAAGCTCTCAAGCCAGAAGACGACACTGCTGAAGTAGCTGCTCAGAACGGAGGTGAACACACACAGACGGATACCGTCGTTCCTGATGCCCCCGCTATCCTGGAGACGCAGCCCATCCAGTCCACTTCTGGCGCCAACGGCCGTCCCGGCAACGGCAACCAACAAGTTGATGAGACCAACTGGCTGCATCTGCGGGCCTGCATTGGCACCAGCGAAGCTGCAACCATCATCGGAAAAGGCGGAGAAAACGTGACTCAAATCCGACGTCTATCTGGCGCAAAGTGCACAGTCAGCGACTATTCGCGAGGCGCTGTTGAGCGCATTCTGACCGTCAGCGGTCAAGTTGACGCTGTATCCAAAGCGTTTGGTTTGATTGTGCGCACTCTGAACCAGGAAGATCTCGAGATCCcttccacctccacctcgaAGGCCTACCCTATGCGTTTGCTCATCCCTCACATCCTCATTGGCTCCATCATTGGCAAAGCAGGCGTCCGCATTCGTGAGATACAAGAGGCCTCCAATGCGAAGCTCAACGCTTCCGATACTCTCCTGCCCAATTCTGGCGAGCGATCTTTGGTCGTTCTTGGTGTTGCCGATGCTGTACACATTGCGGTGTACTATGTTGCCCAGACTCTAGTCGAGCAGCTAACAGAACGTTTTGGTGGCCCTGCCGCGTCCCAGTACGCAACACGCAGCGGCATGGCTGCAAACGTTGTTCCTGGAGGCATGTCTGTTCAGCCGTACGTTCCCCAGCCTGCTGGAGGTCAGTACTCGCAGCCTCACCCGAACAACTTCCGTCGACCAGAACCCCAGCGCACTCCTCAGCACGGAGGGTATGGTGCTCCTCACATGCACGGCCAGCCACCTCAGCAGACACCCTATGGTCATGCCAGCATGCCTTACGGAGCTGGCTCGCCTGGTCGTGCTCACTACGGCGGCCCTGCACAGCCAACGCCTTACGGTGCCCACCACGGTGCAGCACCTGTTGCACATGGTGGAGCTCCTAGCCAACCGCCCGTCGCGATGCCAGGCCAACCTCTCACACAGCAGATCTTCATTCCCAACGACATGGTGGGTGCAATCATCGGCAAAGGTGGTGCAAAGATCAACGAGATCCGCCAGCTCAGTGGTAGTGTGATCAAGATCAACGAACCTACCGACAACAGCAACGAACGCCTGGTCACGATCACAGGCACACAGGAGTGCAACCAAATGGCACTCTACATGTTATACTCACGACTCGGTTAGTACACCGTCAACTCAAACGCCACAAAAACTAACATCCCACAGAATCGGAAAAGCATCGTATCTAGATTCCTGCGTTGCTTCCTGACGCTGTTGTGGGTGCGCGTGTCTTTCCTCGACAAAGCGGCGGCCCCGGAATTCCGTGTTTGAATCTGAATGCATACCCAGCATGGCGCAATGTGGTTTCTGACTTATGGGCATTTCCTTGGTATGTATACCATATACGCATGTTCAGTACGCCAACGTGCGCAAGCTTCGCTGAGTCGACTTTGAATTTCGGCACTGTTAGAAGATGGAGAGTAGCAGTTGCCTGCGTTCTGGTGCATGGTTCATCAACCGTACGCACACGCAGCAGCTCATCACCTACAGCATGGGTTATCTAGCAAAAGTTCTTCCAATACTCGATCTTTTATTACGTTGCCCCTGCCCCATCATCGATGATTCTATTGCGCGTCAGGCTCTGTTCGGAGCGCTATTGTCTTATCTGCTTTCGCAAGGTCTACAAGCCCCGTTTTCAGCCCCTGTTTGCTGGAGCAGGGGGTCGGCAACGAACAAAGCGGCGAGACTCAGCTGCACGCGTCCGCAGTGTGATTGTCAAGGGGATGCAACAGCAAAGCAGAAGGTTTGTTCTCCTCTTGTACGGATATAGAAGGAGGATACATTCCAAAACACATTCCTTGGTGATCAAAGACGAATGCGCAGACCACCCGCATGCGGTCGCGTTGGTGAGCCGCATCAAAAGAGTGACAGTTTCTTCGTGCGCATGTCGAACGTGCGTTTGTAATACTTGATTCGAAAGTGCTGCTTTCGCAGAAGTTGTCGTGGGAGTCTTACTAAAGAAGGGCTGCAAGATGCATAACATGCGGGAAACGACCATTACCACACGCAGCATAGGTATGGCATACAGCACCGAGTCATCGCCAACACGCGTTCTTGCCAACCTGCCGCCACCATACACGTGGACTGGTGCGCGAGCTGGGGAGCTTCGGTATGTTTTTTTTTAGGCAAGGGATTTCCCACCGTCGCACGACTCTTACGCAAATTGACAACCAACTCACAATCTCTCAGAGCGAACGCATCAGACTTTACATCTACCGTAACCCTTTACATCGGCCCCAAGCACACACCATTCAGCATCCACACTTCTCTCCTAACGACGCAGTCGCCCTACTTCCACGCCGCGCTTACTGGGTCCTTTATTGAATCAACCACGAAATCCATCACGCTTGACGATGTATTGCCCGATCATTTCCAGCTCCTCGTCTCCTGGCTGTACACTTCATCGATCCCTGCGCCGTTCAAAGACGGAAAACCGGCTTACTACACATTACTTCACCTGTACAGTCTTGCAGACAGAGTGTGTATGGAGGGTCTGAGGAACGCAGTCGTAGATCTGATTGCAGATTTGGCAGATCGGACCAACAGCGTGCTTACACCGAGCGATACGCGCATCTTGTATGAAGGGATCAGGGACTCTGCGCCGCTGAGGGAGCTCGTGTTGGATCTGTTTGCGTTCAAGAAGACAGATAGGCTGGTCGAAGGTCATGTGGATAGTTGGCATGCTGCTTTCCTCCGGGATCTATGTGTGTTGCTTAAGAGACCCTGCGGTCAGGCCATGGCCAGACACAGGCTGAGGATGTGGTGTCCGGAGAGTTGGCATGGCGCCAGGAGCTGTGACAACTGCCGCGGCGTGCTGCAGCCTAGGTTTGGCGCTGTCGCGTGCGACGACTGTTGCTTAAGCTTTTGTACCGGGTGCGTGGAGGCTGGTGTTGCCATGGCCGGGTGGGATGATGGGAGAGGAAAGAGCGAGGATGGTGATGCAGCTGACACGACAGACGGGGCCAGAGCGGAGTCGAAGGGGAGAAAGGGAGGGAAGTGGGAAGCCTGTAAGCCGTGGCGAGGTGCGAGGTGCGCGTTGTACCATGAGCATGCTGAGACAGAGAGGTGTGGCGATATCTTCATGGGAAGGTGATGAAGTGCAGGCAAGTACATTGACTTGATCTTGGAGTTGTGGCAGCATTTGCATAGCGTTCTGGAATTCTGTCATGGGTAGCATACACAGACACAAGTAATAGCAGACAATCGTCATCAACATGAGAATGGCGAATGGCTATTtgagagaagaagagcatCGCTTAGTGGTATTTGTTTGTTTCCTCCAGTCGTTTCAATCATACATAGGGGTGGAGAATTGCCCACCAATATTTTACACGGCCTTTAGATACCTCCCAGATCGAGGCACATTATAAGTAATACAAAATTAAGTCGCGAGACACTTATGCGACGAAGCTCTTGACGTTATTCAACCACCTGATGTACTCCTTCTGCTCCTTGTGGTCAATGTAGTCGGGGATGAAGAGAGCCAGGCGGGTGTTGATGCCACGCTCCTCAAGGTACTTCTCAAGGAGAATCTGGAGGTCCTCATCGAGATTGTTGAAGGGAGGGCCGGTGTAGAGTGTCCGCCTTGCCCAATCCTTCTCGGCAGTCTGAGGGTCAGCAAGCTCGGCATCGGGGAAGTAGTAGAGGTCCTCGATCAGGAAGTCGCCGTCCTGAGCGGTAGCCTCGATGGCAAGAGCACCCTTGCCGGGGCGCTCGATGCGGATGCTGGCGTGAGCGGGGAAGCCCTGTTCGCCCTCACCCTCGCCCTCATAGTCGTCCACGAGTTCCTCGCGGTCGGCAGGCGCAACGCGGTCCTCAGGAGCCACACGGATGTTGCCATCTTTGGTGTTGCCCTGGTTGATGGCACCCTTGGTGTTGGCGCCACCGGACTGCACGTCCATGTCGGCGTCGTCGTACATGGCCTGATCCTCGAGAGCATCCTCGGGGTTTACGTCATTGTTGAGGTCGGCGGTTGTGAAGGTGATGCGGATCTTCTCGTCGCCGAAAGTGCGGGTCAGGACGACTTCCTGGTTGCCGGCCTTGTCCTCGAGCTGTGGGGGGTCAGTCAGATGTGCTGATGCGTGCGCAGGTAGGTTTCATACCGAAAAGGGGCTGTTCTCGAGGTACTCCTTGATGTTGGCAGACAGATCATCATCCTCCTTCATGCCCTCTTCCATGGAGATCTCGCTCTGGAGCTTTGCGACAAGCTCTTCATTGGCTGCAGATACGTTAGCTGTCCGGTAGAAATGCGGTGGATGTGTCTCGTCGTACCGCTGCTCTCTTGCCTCCTGACAGCAGAGATGTGGAACGAAGCTGTGAGCCTGGGGGCGGCCTGCGACCATGCTGGCTGGAAGGCGGCTGTCTGGCGAAACAGCGACGACTGCGGGCGCACAGCCTTGGTGAAGCGGGCAGCACGGGGTGCGGTGCGGGCGATGTTGCGGAGGGAAAGCATCTTGTGTGAGGCGCAAGGGCTGTCTTAGTCTTGATGGAGAGGGAAAGGCGAACGCTACGCTGGAGCTGCTGTGACGGGTAACTTTTCGTAGGGGCCCATGCGCGAGCCTTGACATCAGTGCTTGGCAGTCGCGACCGCGGCCAAAACAATGCTGGCCGCTATCGGCGTTCACACGGGCGTCATTCTTTCTCACACCACGTTGGCTGCACACAGTAGCTGTGCACTCTGTGTATCTTTGTTCTTCTTGGCCTTATGCTTGGTTCGCTGCCATTGTGTTTCTCACCTTCTGTGCGTCATAGCTACGACGGGTGACTCGGTGCAGCTCCAAGTTGAGCACACGACTCCAGACCGACACCACCTTTGCACTCCAGGCGTAGAAACTTCACAATGGCGGCTGCAACGACagaaaagaaaaaggtaGTTTGCAAGCAAGCAAAGTCGTGCCGATAAGTGACTAAGCCATGATAGCCAAGTGCTATGCGCTCCATTCTCGCAGGTGCAACTGCGGGAGCCGTAGAGATTTGTAAGTCGAGACCAGGCTCAAACTTGACTTTCCAGCTAACATCGTATCCCAGCTATCACATACCCTGCCGAATGTACGCAAACCATGCAAGGCGATTGCCCATCCACCATCTAATCTCACCTCAGTCGCGAAAACACGATCCCAACTCAACCGAAGATTAGCAGACGGCAAGAAGCTGCCATGGCCGCCGTTTGGAAAACAGTGGTATGCTGGCTGCACAACGTTGATTATTGGCAATTCGTTGAAGGCGGGCATAAGATTTGTTGCCTTTGACATGTATAAGGACATGTTGTCAGATGCCGAAGGAAAGATTTCTGGGCCAGCGACTGTAATCGCAGGTTTCGGTGCAGGAGCAACAGAGTCTTTACTTGCTGTCACTCCCTTCGAGAGTATCAAAACACAGCTGTAAGACGCCAAGCTCGAGTACTGTGCACTCCCGCTTACAGAATCTACAGGATCGACGACCGCAAAGCAGCAAACCCTCGCATGCGCGGCTTCCTCCACGGCACTCGAATCATTGCCCAAGAAAAGGGTGTTCGCGGCTTTTTCCAAGGATTCCTTCCTACAACAGCCCGACAAGCCGCCAACTCGGCGGTCCGTTTCTCGAGTTATACTTCGCTCAAGCAGCTAGCGCAATCCTACGTTGCTCCCGGTGAAAAGCTTGGGGCTGTCAGCACATTTGGTCTTGGAGGCCTTGCTGGTATCATCACTGTCTACACTACCATGCCCATCGATACTGTCAAGACGCGAATGCAATCGATAGAAGCACGCAGCGCGTACAAGAACAGCTTCGACTGTGTAGCCAAGATCTTCAAGAATGAGGGTATCCTGACCTTCTGGTCTGGCGCTCTCCCCAGGCTGGGACGACTCATTCTCAGCGGTGGTATTGTCTTCACTATGTAAGTCTATCCAAATCCCTTGCACTATACCTCGCTTACCCTATCTTAGGTACGAGAAGTCCATGGAGATGATGGACAAACTTGACCCTCAAGGGCGGTACATTTAGACGGTTGGATTCGTGATGACCATGTAAGCAGGAACACCCAGAACAGCAAAGTAACAGAATACCCGAGACTCCAATATTCAACTTTAATCTGTATATATGCAAACGTCGATACAGGTCCTTTCACGAGCAAAACGTGTCAAACACATCAGTTGCTACTTGTCTTACTTATCGTGTCTACAAGGTAGTTCCACGCATCACTCTTACCAAACTTACGATCCTACACAGTGATTCTTTGCTTGTACAGGTTTGCATGTTGCGCCAAGATAAATATGCCGACTATGTTGGTGGTTCCAAAAGCCCATACAAAGAACGTTGTGGGTGGTAAGGCTGCCTTGCCTATGCATCATCATTTTAGTCGGTTCTATATGAGCACGGCTCTGGATCAACATGACTTATCCGACAGTGAACAGCGATACCAGCATTCGGCAGCGACTCAACGCAAAGAGCGTGGGATACCTGCAGTTGTTACTACGGAAATCCCACAGCTCGGAAGCGTAATTGGCAGCTTGTAGCAAATTGAATGATCGATCGCCTTCTATAATACCAGCTACAAGGGAGGTCGACTTTCAGCTAGATGATAGCTGCAAGATTATCTTCGGATACGATTTGGTATAGTCTAATGTTTCTTACGTCCCGCGGTTCTCACTATTGATATAAGATGTTCAAAGAGAACACCATTGTGAGAACAACGTAGAGGACGCCTCTAGACCTAGTTTAGTACTGACAACGTCCAATCGCCCTGAGAAACAGAAACGAGCAGCGGTAGAGGGCTTCGCGGCGATCCTATTTGGCCAAATGGCCGATGTTTTTTCCGGGCGATTTCCTCATGGTATCGCTTCTGTAGACGCGTCCAGGGCGCGAAGTGGGGTCGAGGTGGGCTTCTTGCTGTTCGTCTCTTTCTTAAGTCGACGTCGCCTACCTTGACCCAACACCTGGATAGGTATAACTCGAGGTCCCTGTAACAATGCAGAACGGACTGCGCTTGCATGTGGCCAAAAAAGCAGCAAGCAGAACTATCATAAGTACGCAATCGAGGTTGGCCTACGTCAGCACTCTTCAACATGGTGGGGTTGCTGATCGCGGAATCAATGGTATGCGAGCACGCAATCTAGACTAATGATCACAACAGGAAGCTCGACGAGTTGACACCATCTTGAGGAGATCGTTGTCTTGGGTCGGTAGGGGTGATGAGGGGTAGTTATAAAGATTTGCGATTGCGCACTCGTTGCTCACGTCGCACTCTTTACCATTCCTTTGGGACGGACATACGAACCTCAGATTCTTGGTAACTCCGTTCTCAGACACTGATTCTACTTGCATACAAAGAATTGTAGTTTGTCTGCAAGAGCCCCTACAATGGCACCTGCCTTGACTTCCTCGGCGCCCACAGCTCCCCATGAGCTGTCCAAGGGTCTCGCCAACAACAAAGTAGACAGGAGTATCTTTCCTGACGGCATCCGCACCTCAGGACAGCATGAGCCGCTCTTCGATCAACTTCGCCCATATGAAGATTTCCCAAAAGAGATCACCGGCCCCACTGCCTGGTCGAAAGCCGACTACCAGGACAACCCTGAGCGCTGGACACACGTATTTTCCGAGTCGGAAGTAGCCGAGATATCAAACGCTGCAGACGCTTTCATTTCATCGGGTACACCCTTGACTGGTATCACAAAGGAGAAGTTCCAGCTGCCAGAGTTCAGCAAGTTCCTCGAGCCTCTCCGCAAGGAGATCATTGATGGCAAAGGCTTCATCCTCTTCAAGGGACTGCCTGTTCTCGAGTGGGGAAACAAGAAGTCTGCTGTTGCATACATGGGTCTTGGAACATACCTCGGGTACTTTGTGAGCCAGAACTCGCGTGGACATGTTCTCGGACACGTCAAGGATCTCGGTGAGGATGCTACTCAGATCGACAAGGTGCGCATCTACCGCACCAACGCACGACAGTTCTTCCACGCCGACGATTCGGATCTCGTGGGTCTGCTGTGCATCGCAAAGTCGCTCGAGGGTGGTGAGAGCGATTTGGTCAGCAGCCACGAGGTATGGAACGTGCTGCAGAAGGAGCACCCAGATGTTGCGAAGCTGTTCACCGAGCCAATTTGGTACTTCGATCGCAAAGGAGAGACGAGTGAGGGCCAGCAGGAGTGGATCCGAACCAGTGTGTTCTACCTAGAGACTGGTGACAACCCGCGCGTGTACTCGAAGTAAGTTCATCTGCTACTCAAGCCAGTCACCATACTAACGCATATCAGGTGGGATCCGTACTACGTCAAGTCCCTGACACGCTTCAGCGATAAGGGCCTCATTCCTGCTCTTTCACCCGAGCAGGTTCGTGCTGCTGCCATCCTCGACGAGACCTGCCTGCGCCTCGCCCTGCACATGATCTTGGACATTGGTGACATCCAATTTCTGTCGAACAACCACGTACTGCACGCCAGGACAGCATATAAGGACTTCCCACCGCCGGCGCCCCGCAGGCATCTGATGAGGCTGTGGTTGAGCACACCTGAGGACGAGGGTGGCTGGAAGCTGCCCTTCCACGACAGCAAGGACAAGAAGAGGGGAGGTATCCAGGTGAACGACACACCACCTGTTGCACCCGAGGATGCGGAGTAAGAATGCGACAATGAGGCCGGCAGAGCCAGGGCTGTACAAGACTATAGATTTCTTGACCTCGATGATTTGATACCAATCCAAAATATGAACCGGCGTCTGATGTTTCCAAATGGTATCACGCTTCATTTGTGCATGGCTGCACTTTACCTATGCATACGCCCAGAGTTACCGAACGCCGTGCATGCTGCGGATATTTTCGCACGCGGTGACCGTTTTAGGTGAGCCTCGAGCGCTTCTTTTAAGGGCGTTCTAAGCATTATGCGAACCCTGTGCCCCGAGCCTCAACTTGTCGCACAGCGCAATTCCTGCCTCTTCTCAATCGCCCACTATTCCCTTGTCGCGTGCTTCCTCAATATTTGCGCCTACTGTGCCATTACATCTAGAATCCTCGGCCACGGCCAcgtccaccaccaccaccacgtccacgaccgccgccgccacggCCTCGTCCACCGCGCCCTCGGTCACCTCCACGGCCTCCTCGGTCCGCCTCTTTCCTCGCCTTGTTCTTGGGCTTTGGCGCATCGTCAATGAGAAGCGTGTCTAATGGCAGCGAGTCGGGAAGGATGATGTAACGGACTGTCGAACCGCGCACGGTCATGGTGTCGAGAGTTACGGTGTCGCGGC
The Ascochyta rabiei chromosome 17, complete sequence DNA segment above includes these coding regions:
- a CDS encoding PAB1 binding protein; the encoded protein is MSASPTIAASTKRPLEEPSSPAGPNDQPDAKRPALDKMVKDEHNAATDIEIAQPAKSEGLAAEDVKAEALKPEDDTAEVAAQNGGEHTQTDTVVPDAPAILETQPIQSTSGANGRPGNGNQQVDETNWLHLRACIGTSEAATIIGKGGENVTQIRRLSGAKCTVSDYSRGAVERILTVSGQVDAVSKAFGLIVRTLNQEDLEIPSTSTSKAYPMRLLIPHILIGSIIGKAGVRIREIQEASNAKLNASDTLLPNSGERSLVVLGVADAVHIAVYYVAQTLVEQLTERFGGPAASQYATRSGMAANVVPGGMSVQPYVPQPAGGQYSQPHPNNFRRPEPQRTPQHGGYGAPHMHGQPPQQTPYGHASMPYGAGSPGRAHYGGPAQPTPYGAHHGAAPVAHGGAPSQPPVAMPGQPLTQQIFIPNDMVGAIIGKGGAKINEIRQLSGSVIKINEPTDNSNERLVTITGTQECNQMALYMLYSRLESEKHRI
- a CDS encoding Mitochondrial acidic protein mam33, producing the protein MLSLRNIARTAPRAARFTKAVRPQSSLFRQTAAFQPAWSQAAPRLTASFHISAVRRQESSANEELVAKLQSEISMEEGMKEDDDLSANIKEYLENSPFSLEDKAGNQEVVLTRTFGDEKIRITFTTADLNNDVNPEDALEDQAMYDDADMDVQSGGANTKGAINQGNTKDGNIRVAPEDRVAPADREELVDDYEGEGEGEQGFPAHASIRIERPGKGALAIEATAQDGDFLIEDLYYFPDAELADPQTAEKDWARRTLYTGPPFNNLDEDLQILLEKYLEERGINTRLALFIPDYIDHKEQKEYIRWLNNVKSFVA
- a CDS encoding Sm snRNP core protein Smd1, encoding MKLVRFLMKCQNETVTVELKNGTIVNGTITSVSPLMNVALRAVKYTPKSRDTVTLDTMTVRGSTVRYIILPDSLPLDTLLIDDAPKPKNKARKEADRGGRGGDRGRGGRGRGGGGRGRGGGGGRGRGRGF